Below is a window of Prosthecochloris sp. GSB1 DNA.
TATTTCAAGAGATTCAGGTTGCGCGGCAGTGCGCCGCGACCCCTGAAAAAATTTATTATTAAATAATTTTTCTTATCTTAATCGCTACTGCAACCGAAATTTTTTTTAGTAAATTAACAGTCGGAAACGTTACTGTGGAAAGGTTTTCCGGCCGGATGGCACTCGAAAACACCCCGCAGCAAACAGGACATGTACGGCGGTTGCGTAAGCAAACTCTCTGATTGCTGGCAGAATAGCAAAAACGCAAGTTCCAGAATTTTCCTTCTTTTCGGTTTTTTCAACCAGTAAATATGTCCAAATAAAGGAGAGAATACAATGGCTGATCAAGCGAATGCAACAGGAACCACGCCCAAGGGGAACGTGCCTCCTCCGAAGGGGAAGGTGCCGCCTCCAAAGGGAAATGGCGCATCGGCGGGAGCATCCGTGATTCAGGAGAAGGATGCCTCGAAGATGAAGCGCTTTCTGTTCCAGCGCACCGAGACGCGTTCAACCAAGTGGTATCAGATTTTCGATACCGACAAGCTCGACGACGAGCAGGTTGTGGGCGGTCACCTGGCGCTTCTGGGTGTTCTCGGTTTCGTCATGGGTATCTACTACTTGTCTGGAATGCAGGTGATGCCGTGGGGCGCGCCCGGGTTCCATGACAACTGGTTCTACCTGACGATCAAACCCCGCATGGTTTCGTTGGGTATCGATACCTACAGCGCGAAGACGGAGGATCTGATCGCCGCTTCCTGGAAGCTGTTCGGTTGGGCCATGCTGCATTTCGTTTCCGGTTCGATTCTGCTTTTCGGCGGATGGCGTCACTGGACCCACAACCTGACGAACCCCTTTACGGGCAGGGCCGGAAACTTCCGTGATTTCAGGTTTCTCGGGAAATTCGGGGATATCGTTTTCCAGGGAACAAGCGCCAAGACCTACAAGGATGCGCTCGGTCCCCATGCCGTCTACATGTCGCTGCTCTTCCTCGGCTGGGGCCTGATGATGTGGGGCGTGCTCGGTATCGCTCCGGTGCCGGACTTCCAGGCCATAAATTCAGAGGCGTTCATGTCCTTCATCTGGTTCGTGATCTTTTTCGCCCTGGGGATTTACTGGTGGAAGAATCCTCCGAATGCCGCGATCCATCTCAACGACGACATGAAGGCGGCGTTCTCCGTACATCTTACCGCAATCGGCTACGTCAACATCGCGCTCGGCATTATCGCTTTCGTCGCGTTCCAGCAGGATTCCTTCGCTCCCTATTACGCGGAGATGGACAAGCTGGTGTATTACATCTACGGTGAGCCGTTCAACCGCGTGAGCTTCGACTTCATCCAGGAGGGCGGAACAGTCGTGGCCGGCTCCAAGGAATTCGAGGAGTTCGCGGCCTATGCTATCCTGCCGAAGAGCGGTGAGGCCTTCGGTATGTCGAGGGTCGTCATCAACCTTATTGTTTTCAACCACATCATCTGCGGCGTGCTGTACGTTTTCGCCGGTGTCTACCACGGCGGTCAGTACCTTCTGAAAATCCAGATCAACGGTATTTACAGTCAGATAAAATCGATCTGGGTAGCCAAGGGTCGCGACCAGGAGCTCCAGGTCAAGATTCTCGGTACCATCATGGCGCTTTGTTTCGCCACGATGCTTTCGGTATACGCGGTTATCGTCTGGAACACCATCTGCGAGCTGAACATTTTCGGCACGAATATCATGATGTCGTTCTACTGGCTCAAGCCGCTGCC
It encodes the following:
- a CDS encoding photosystem I reaction center subunit IX, which gives rise to MADQANATGTTPKGNVPPPKGKVPPPKGNGASAGASVIQEKDASKMKRFLFQRTETRSTKWYQIFDTDKLDDEQVVGGHLALLGVLGFVMGIYYLSGMQVMPWGAPGFHDNWFYLTIKPRMVSLGIDTYSAKTEDLIAASWKLFGWAMLHFVSGSILLFGGWRHWTHNLTNPFTGRAGNFRDFRFLGKFGDIVFQGTSAKTYKDALGPHAVYMSLLFLGWGLMMWGVLGIAPVPDFQAINSEAFMSFIWFVIFFALGIYWWKNPPNAAIHLNDDMKAAFSVHLTAIGYVNIALGIIAFVAFQQDSFAPYYAEMDKLVYYIYGEPFNRVSFDFIQEGGTVVAGSKEFEEFAAYAILPKSGEAFGMSRVVINLIVFNHIICGVLYVFAGVYHGGQYLLKIQINGIYSQIKSIWVAKGRDQELQVKILGTIMALCFATMLSVYAVIVWNTICELNIFGTNIMMSFYWLKPLPVLHWMFEDPSINDWVMAHVVVAGSLFSLIALARIAFFSHTSPLWDDLGLKKNSYSFPCLGPVYGGTCGVSIQDQLWFAMLWGVKGLSAVCWYIDGAWIASMMYGVPAADAKAWDAVAGLSHHYSAGIFYYFWTETVTIFSSSHLSVILMIGHLVWFISFAVWFEDRGSRLEGADIQTRTIRWLGKKFLNRDVQFRFPVLTISDSKLAGTFLYFGGTFMLVFLFIANGFYQTDTPALPPVGDAAGTGQQLLTQVVDFIMKLIA